A single Anatilimnocola floriformis DNA region contains:
- a CDS encoding sulfatase has translation MRIGTLRNLLPLALLLVLSAAHSVAAADRPNVLFIAIDDLNHWVGHLGRNKQTKTPNIDRLAGQGVAFTKSYCLAPACNPSRAALMSGQRPSTTGCYVNGQNWRPGITEDILLNSHLAKNGYSVFGAGKIYHGAGDRGGHWDDYFPGKGNPTTHPDAKDTGVGGIQFYPVKETDEEMPDYGVVSYGIEQLNKKHDKPFFLAVGLVKPHMPFSVPKKWYDQFPLDSIELPPHRTDDLSDVPPAGVKMAGPNGDHAKIVESGRWKEAVQAYLATIAFCDSQVGRLLDALDKSPNRDNTIVVLWSDHGWSLGEKSHWRKFALWEEPTRTVFVWKVPGVTKPSVCDRVVDYSCIYPTVCSLTGVPLPSHLDGKSIDPLLKNPAATWDEPAITTHGFKNHTVRTADWRYIQYENGDEELYHSAQDPLEYTNLAKLPEHAAKKKELAALLPKTNAKNLPFNNDGEGKKGGKKKNNDD, from the coding sequence ATGCGAATTGGAACGCTGCGAAATCTGCTCCCGCTGGCATTACTATTAGTTCTCAGCGCTGCCCACTCGGTCGCCGCTGCTGATCGGCCGAACGTACTGTTCATCGCGATCGATGATCTCAATCATTGGGTGGGCCATCTCGGCCGCAACAAGCAGACGAAGACGCCGAACATCGATCGCCTCGCCGGTCAGGGCGTGGCGTTCACCAAATCGTATTGCCTCGCGCCGGCCTGCAATCCTTCGCGCGCTGCGCTAATGTCGGGACAACGACCGAGCACCACGGGCTGTTATGTGAATGGTCAAAATTGGCGGCCGGGCATCACGGAAGACATCCTCCTCAACTCCCACCTCGCTAAGAATGGTTACAGCGTGTTTGGAGCCGGAAAGATCTATCACGGCGCCGGCGATCGCGGTGGCCACTGGGATGACTACTTCCCCGGCAAAGGCAATCCCACCACGCACCCCGATGCCAAAGACACCGGCGTCGGCGGCATTCAGTTTTATCCCGTCAAGGAAACCGATGAAGAGATGCCGGACTATGGCGTGGTGAGCTACGGCATCGAGCAACTCAACAAGAAGCACGACAAGCCGTTCTTCCTCGCGGTCGGTTTGGTCAAGCCGCACATGCCCTTCAGCGTGCCGAAGAAATGGTACGACCAGTTCCCGCTCGACTCCATCGAACTCCCGCCGCATCGTACCGATGATCTTTCCGACGTGCCGCCCGCCGGCGTGAAGATGGCTGGCCCGAACGGTGATCATGCGAAGATCGTCGAATCGGGCCGCTGGAAGGAAGCCGTGCAAGCCTATCTCGCCACGATCGCGTTTTGCGATTCACAGGTCGGCCGCTTGCTCGATGCGCTCGATAAATCGCCGAACCGCGACAACACCATCGTCGTCCTCTGGAGCGACCACGGCTGGAGCCTCGGCGAGAAGTCGCACTGGCGCAAGTTCGCGCTGTGGGAAGAACCGACGCGCACGGTATTCGTCTGGAAGGTCCCGGGCGTGACCAAGCCGAGCGTCTGCGACCGCGTCGTTGATTACAGCTGCATCTATCCCACCGTCTGCTCGCTCACCGGCGTGCCGCTGCCGTCGCATCTCGATGGCAAGTCGATCGACCCGCTATTGAAGAACCCCGCCGCGACTTGGGATGAACCCGCCATCACTACGCACGGTTTCAAGAATCACACGGTGCGCACGGCTGACTGGCGGTACATCCAGTATGAGAACGGCGACGAAGAGCTGTACCACAGCGCGCAGGATCCGCTGGAGTACACCAACCTGGCGAAGCTGCCGGAACACGCCGCGAAGAAAAAGGAACTCGCCGCGCTGCTCCCCAAAACGAATGCCAAGAACCTGCCATTCAACAATGACGGTGAAGGTAAGAAGGGCGGCAAGAAAAAGAACAACGACGATTAG